ttcctacttttcggcgaaatctccgttggaattcgaGATTCGCAGATgttggagccttctagaagggtaaagcagaggtttttcaaaatgtttttacatgttttatggttttgattaagaaaaatgagtttttaaaaggaaaaagactaaggaggccattaccaggttcggccgctaaaAGTGGAGTTCGGTCgctgaacgttgcatggttttgctacCACCGAATCCTCACTTCGACTGTCAAAAGTGGTGGAAGTGTGGAAGCTGCTTAGGCCGTCGAAGAAGGTatgccagccacctataaaagggtccttaGGGTGTTTGAGCTCTCTTtttggtcaaaggtaggtttttgtcctcctttggttgttttcatctttttcttcaaaatcttgcaagttttaatgagttttgaacttggttttgaagttttgagcaaagaagGCAAAGTATAGAGACTTGGAGACTTGGAGACTTTGGATCTTTTTCCTctacatctccgagttaggaccattgatcctctcgttcttcaagaagtaagcatggatcctcacctccccttatgttttaagcatgttttaaagGGTTTAAGAGAGTTCTATGGCATGTTGAGAGTGGATATAAAAGTTggagtatatgttgatcatatgctatATGTGATGCTTTGATGTTGTTTGTGGGGtttaaactagtttttaggcccctatatgcatggaaaagggtatatgtatgttttagaGAAGTGGTATGTatgttttgggtgtttttataggttttggaggctgggaACTTGAGTTTGGAACAGGTTCTGCCTATctggaaaactcaggttcgaccgccgaagcaatgttcggccgccgaaccccttaaggAGGCTGTTTTGACCGCCTAAACaagcccccgaaagtttgaactttcggctctggagggagtttcggccgccaaacatgccgccgaaggtgggtgactttcggctctggaaggtctttcagcccccgaaccttgcccccgaaagtttggactttcggatctggagggactttcggctaggggtgagcatttggtcggttcggtttaaaatcgaaccgaaccgaataaacaaaaaactgaaattttagtgtttatgaaaatcgaatcgaactgattttggtcaaaaatcgaatcaaaccgaaccggtctgattcagttcgattcgattcagtttgatcggtttcgatttttaataatttttttattttttacactttatttttaatattttgaaatttaattaaaatattttaattttaatatgatttaatttctctatattattgaaaaaatatattattatcactaatcggttcggttcggttcggttttttcgagttttttctgatcaaaatcgaaccaaaccgaaataaccgaaatttctgaaattaaaaaccgaaccgaaccgaaatgtataaaaaatcgaactaaattttcaaatcggttcggttcggtcggttttttcaatttgaaccgaatactgctcacccctcctttcggccgtcgaaagtgcctgactttcagatctggagagggtgttcggccgccgaaggtgccctgtccagccttcctttgcccatttttccatgcatgtttatgatgttttagggggtttttggggagatgttcagagttatgttagagtatgttcggTTCCTCATTCGAGTCCTCCCTTGTAGGTACAGAcacgaggaaccaaggaggcctaCAGAGTTAACTGATACAGAGACTGTTCAGCagctgctagaggtgagtggaacagaactatgattttaaataaatgaaagtttttagcatgattcatgcatcataaatgccatgttatattagggtgtattgcattagtgttcacgaaggtgacgcattgcattatttattgtcgaTGGGGATGGACAACAGGGAGACCCTTTAGCCCTCTGATTATTATTTCCATGTAACAGAAGTCATGAGGAGCTCCTTGAGAGTCGGGCACAGAGTttattgtatgtaacagaagtcctgaggagctcctttgagggtcgggcacagagcagagggatttttgggtcagtccatccgtgatgtgaattacttgtgatatgacgcatttcatgatagcatgttttattaaatatttttattgttctactcactgggctctagtagctcacccctttccctaaccccatgttttcagggccatAGAGAAGTTAGAGGAACCACAAGGGTAAAGTCTAAGTGTAGaagtatagtagtggacatgtattgtaaagagatgatgtaatgtatagagatgatgtaatgtacagagttatagtattgtgcttgaccctaatgtatgtttgatcccattgtacatgatcagtattttatgttttatgatgttttatgatgagaaccaagcttgatatatgatgatgacccatctagagcatatgatgagggctctagtatgtggTTTTATGttcacagagatagtgcatgcacaggtcaagcttggtcaatgaaaaagttcaaaatttttacggaaatatatgatcatgtatgggatttatcaggtacacagagttcatagtaggctagctacgggttccggcgatcttaaatcgatttgaatcctagcgccggtagcggtccggttttcgggtcgttacatctgcTATCTGCTCCTGACAACGACATTTTCAACGCGAAGGATATCACTCATCAATCTCCGGCGAGCGTAGTTGAAGAAATCTTGCGGGAGCAGATGTTTGGCGAAGTCACAGaagcttcggatcctcgtctgcTTGCTCTCACTGGCCTTTTGGCGAGTTCTACACAAGAGCTAGTAGCATTCCAATATCAGACTCGAGAGGAGCTCGGCGGcacaatcagggagatgctcctgatgATGAGTTGTTCTTCTTACTTTAAAACTCTTTCATTCGGTCTCTGTTGTTTGTCATTCTaatgtcttttctctctgtgTTAGCTGATGGGCCTCTTCACGGAGGTAGATGCCCGGGATGAGTCCACTCGGAGCACAGTGGACTGCTAGATTGAAGAGGCGCGCCTGGAAGAAAATATAATCGCAACCAGCGATGCCCGGGGTCATCTTGCTGCAGCTCAGGAGCATCTGAAGACCCTCAGGGAGGAATTGGCTTACACCAGAGAAGCCGTGGAGAGGGCTAATAAGAGGGCAGCTGCTGCGGAGGTCAGCCGTGATGAGGCATTAGAGCAGCTGTCCTCTTTGGGAGAAACCCagaaggagagggatgaggccgtGAGCCAAAGAGATGAGTCCCGGCGCTGGCACGAATCGTTGAAGGAAGATTTTGATGTCGTGCTGGCTCAGAAGGATGAAGCCCTAGCTCGGATAGTAGTCCTCGGGCAAAAGCTGAGTAGGAGTGCTGATAATGTTAAAGACTTGAACCTGGCAGTAGAGACAACCACGCTCCAGAACCAGCATCTCTGCCAGGAGGTCGAGGCTTTGAAGAAGAGATGTGCAGCCCTGCTCGAGGACGCTAAGCTTGCTGAAGACAGGGTCCAGCTGGAGTGTGAGGAGCGCTTGAGGGAGTACAAGGAGCCAACCGAGCTGAAGAGGGAGATtgaacaggcctgtgaagctcatctccaAAGCTATAAAGATTCTTTTGAGCTGAAAGCCAAGATAGTTGAGGCCTGTGAGGAGTGACTTGTGGAATACAAAGCCTCTGATGAGATGAAGACTGCATATGGAACAAGGGCTTCAGCATATTCGTCTCCAGCTTCAATCAGGGCCTGAGGGAAGCTAGGTATGCCCCTTCCACCCCGTTGGCTGAACTCCGAGCCGCTGAAGTAGATTCCGACGGCGAGGATGTGCTTTACGGGGAGGATGACAGACCCTTGCCCAAGGGAGCTCCTCACACTGCAGCTGGGTCTCCTGAAGAAGACACCGAGCTGGGGGAGGAAGATGAGCCTGAGGGGAGCGATGTCGGACCTCAGGGGGAAGATGCAGAGCCCCAAGGAGGAGAAATTGTACCATTTGTAAATAGTAGTGTAGGTACTGATAATGTAGATAATGAAGCTCCTAggaatgtaagtcctttaaggacaatTTTTCCCCCCGTAGTTATAGATGACTAGGTTGTAATATATTttccttttaatgaaatttaacttCTGTTAATATTTACATTTGTATTTATATTTGAGCTATTTccacttttatttttctgtccTTATCAAATTGCTTGATCTGCTAAGAGTCTAATTGACTTAATCCATTAAAGGCCTACTCGGGTCGACCTGTCAAAATGTTAAGAATAAAACTCTTAAACCATGTAATCAGTAATTTTTATGAGGAATCAACTGTACTGTTGTTCATTTCTTGCCCTTGAGCCAATCAGAGCTAAAATTCTTGGTAATTGACTGAACTTCTAACTTATGAATTTTTCCAATCTTGCTAAGGCATTCCCATTAACTTTTTATTCTGTTAACTCGTCCATAATGCGAGCTCGAACATATAACATTCGTATAACCAAAGTGAAATGGATCATGTACCTTTTAAAGTGATGAGCAGGGCTGACCTTTTTGTTTTTAGTTCTGTTCTGATAGGAATCGAGGCTGGGGCCTTATCAGCTCATGCCTTAGATTTCCTCTTGGATTAGGGGAGACTTGTAACTTTCGGTTTGCCCTTGAGCTTTCTAAGTTTGGCTCTCTTCTTGCTTGGTTTTCCGAGCTCAGATTTATATGTTTCAGGTCAACACTTTTGGCCTCATGTTGCTTTTGTCTTCTTAGCCGATttaatggtgccgggggcacttggagagcccggtcacctaccttactgaggtcttgcgcaagattcaggcactgtggccttactgtcgcttcgtcttcTCAGCCGGTTTAATGGCGTCGGGAGCACTTGGGGagctcggtcacctacctcactgaggtattgtgcaagattcaggcattgtggccttactgtcgcttcatcttCTTAGCTCGGTTTTTTGGTGCCGGGGGCGCTTAGGGAGCCGGGTCACCTACGTCATTGAGGTCTTGTGCAAGATTCAGGcattgtggccttactgtcgcttcatcttCTCAGCCCGGTCTTTTAGTGCCGGGggcgcttggggagcccggtcacctacctcactaaggtcttgcgcaagattcaggcactgtggccttactgtcgcttcatcttCTCAGCCCGGTCTTTTGGTGCCAGGggcgcttggggagcccggtcacctacctcactgaggtcttgcgcaagattcaggcactgtggccttactgtcgcttcgtcttctcagctcggttttttggtgccgggggcgcttggggagcccggtcacctacctcactgaggtcttgcccaagattcaggcactgtggccttactgtcgcttcgtcttcTCAGCTCGATTTTTTGGTGCCGGAGgggcttggggagcccggtcacctacctcactgaggtcttgcgcaagattcaggcactgtggccttactgtcacttCATCTTCTCAGCTCGGTTTTTTGGTGCCGGGGGTGCTTGGGGAgcccgatcacctacctcactgaggtcttgcgcaagattcaggcattgtggccttactgtcacttCGTCTTCTCAGCCGGTTTAATGGCGCCGGGagcacttggggagcccggtcacctacctcactgaggtcttaaaCTTTTGTGcctgttttatttttcttttctgtttctTTCAATGGAGACAATGTAAGTTGTGGCACATAAAAAATTGGATGATAACAACGTCTATTTTATTCCCATGCTTTAGAATACAATCAATCTTTTTACATTTGATAACATCTTAGGGGAAGTATCTTTTCAGatgctggatattccaagcatgagGCTCAGCCTTTCCCTGCATGTCCTCGATGCGATACACCCTTGGTTTGACTACCTTTGTTATTCTGAAAGGACCCTCTCAGGTCGGCACCAGTTTTCCTACTGGCGCTCTTTTTCCCGTAACTTTCAGATTTCTCAGGGCTAGATCTCCTACCTTCAGACTTCTTTCTCTAACTCTTTAATTGTAATAACGGGCTGCTCGCTGTTGATAGGCAACTGTACGGACCTGAGCTTCCTCCCTAACTTCTTCCAGCGCATCCAGGTTACTTCTCAGTTTATCTCCATTGGCATTCTCGTCATTGAACTGGACTCGATGTGTAGGAACTTGTAGCTCGATTAGCACTACAGCCTCAGTGCCAAACGCAAGTGCGAaaggcgtttctttagtggatgtcctgggggtagttcggagtgcccacaggatgctattgagttcttctgcccaatttgccTTAGCTCTGTCCAGTCGCTTCTTCAGTCCCTGGAGGATGGCTCTGTTAGTAACCTCTGTCTAGCCATTGGTCTGAGGGTGGGCCACCgaggagaatttatgccagATGCCCATATTTCTTGTAAATTCTCTGAAGGCACTGCAGTCGAATTGCCTGCCATTGTCTGATATGAGCACTCTTGGCATCCCGAATCTGCATATGATGTTGCCCCAAACAAAGTCTATCATCTTTTGGGCTGTAATTGTGGGGATGGCCTCTGcatctggccattttgagaagtactccacGGCCACCACTACGAACTTTTTCTGCCCCGTGGTCTTAGGGAAAGGTCCCAAGATATCTATGCCCCATTGTGAGAACAGCCATGGGCTAGATATGCTGGACTAAGGGTGGCTGGTACGTTAATGGCATTAGCGAACCGTTGGCATATGTCACACCTTCGGACGAACTCTTCAGCTTCTTTCTTGATAGTGGGCCAATAATAGCCTTGTCTAAAAATTTTGTTCGCCAACGTTCTCGTCCCTTCATGAGCTCCACATATTCTTCggtgtatttcttccatcactTTGACTGCCTCATCTGGGCCTATACATCGGAGCCAGGGAGTGGATTTTCCTCTTCTATATAAGGTCCCCCTTACTgattggtaattggcagctcgggCAGCTATTTTCTTCGCTTCATCGTTGTCATCGGGGAGCTTTCCCTTCTTAAGGTACTCcaagtatggggtcatccagcttTGGCCTTGCTCAACCTGCATTATAGTGGCCGTTTTATCAAAAGCAGGCATGCTAATGTGTTGTATGTATACCTCGTCAGGGAGTTGTTCCAGCTCTTCCTTAGACAATCGACTGAGTAAGTCTGCCTCCTCATTCTCCTCCTGAGGTATTCTCTGGTATCTAACTGTGATCCCCCGACTTtcgagctcggcttctatagcCTTTACCTTTGCCAGGTAGTTCTGCATGGTAGGGTCTCTAGCCTAATATGCCCCTGTTATCTGATTGATCACTAGCTGGGAATCACAATTCACCTTTAGGTCGGTTGCTCCTATCTCCATTGCTACCAGCATTCCGTTTATCAGAGCCTCGTATTCTGCTACATTGTTAGAGGCTTTAAACTCTAGAAGCAGAGCATAGCAGACTTTGAATCCTTCAGGTCCCTTCAACATTATCCTTGCGCCACTGCCCCCCACGCCGGATGCCccgtctacatacagcttcAAACTGAATTCTTGAGAGGATTGCCCCTCTCTCTCGTTCTCCAATGCTTCCGCAGATGACTCACCCAGTTCTGCCTGTTCTTCATTAAaagagcattctgctatgaagttcgcaagggcttgagattttatggtggtccgaggtcggtactctaagcagtaagggctgatctcgATGGACCAAGCGAGTATCCGACCTGAAGTTTCTggcctgtggaggatcttctTCAATGGCTGGTCTGTCATCATTACTCCTTGGTGGCTTTTTAAATAAACCCTGATTTTTTTGACTGTCAGCAATAGAGCATATGCTATTTTTTCAATGTTCAGATATCTCACCTCGGCATCTTTGAGCActttgctgacatagaaaacaggcttctgctctcctcctTCCACTCTCACCAGTACGGCACTGAcggcttgctctgaggctgatAAGTAGATCAGGAGCTCTTCCCCTTCCAACGGACTGCTGAGTACatgaggcgagctaagatagcttttgagttctttgaaAGCTTCTCGACAGTCTTCAGTCCATTCGAAATTCGAaactttcctcaacttcttaaAAAACGGCAAGCACCTCTCTGCCGATCTCGACATGAAGCGGTTGAGCGCTACTACCCTTCCAGTGAGCCTCTGGACAtctcttacacaggtcggcttgGGCATTTGCAGgatggcttctaccttctcgGGATTGGGCTCAAtaccttttccactcaccatgtaccctAAGAACTTCCCGCCTCTGATAAAGAAGGCACATTTAGCCGGATTCAGCCTCATTCTATATTGCTCTAGCACTTCGAATACCTCCCTCAGATCTATCAGGTGCTGCTCAAAAGTGGGGCTTTTCACCACCATGTCGTCCACGTatacttctacattcctgccgatctgatctttaaagatttttttcatcaatctttggtatgttgccccggcattcttcag
The sequence above is a segment of the Manihot esculenta cultivar AM560-2 chromosome 5, M.esculenta_v8, whole genome shotgun sequence genome. Coding sequences within it:
- the LOC110614757 gene encoding uncharacterized abhydrolase domain-containing protein DDB_G0269086-like, with amino-acid sequence MEIIPAGEDVQEAPTEVAPVTEGAEPELVGDEGAAERVRSKHPPPSETPALAPIPKRSRASRKPAPALPPLEKKKETSVIEEARLEENIIATSDARGHLAAAQEHLKTLREELAYTREAVERANKRAAAAEVSRDEALEQLSSLGETQKERDEAVSQRDESRRWHESLKEDFDVVLAQKDEALARIVVLGQKLSRSADNVKDLNLAVETTTLQNQHLCQEVEALKKRCAALLEDAKLAEDRVQLECEERLREYKEPTELKREIEQACEAHLQSYKDSFELKAKIVEACEDFNQGLREARYAPSTPLAELRAAEVDSDGEDVLYGEDDRPLPKGAPHTAAGSPEEDTELGEEDEPEGSDVGPQGEDAEPQGGEIVPFVNSSVGTDNVDNEAPRNVSPLRTIFPPVVIDD